The stretch of DNA GGCCACAATTATATCTGCAATACCTATTTTTTCTGTATCAGGATTATAATATTCATCACGATAGATAAACATTACTACATCTGCATCCTGTTCAAGGCTGCCGCTTTCCCGCAAATCAGACATAATAGGCTTTTTGTCCTGGCGCTGTTCCACAGAACGGCTTAACTGGGCCAGCGCCAGTACCGGCACACCAAGTTCTTTAGCCAGCGCCTTTAAAGAACGGGATATGTTAGCAATCTCCTGCTGTCTGTTTTCAGTACGACCACTACCTTGCATTAGCTGCAGGTAATCGATTACGATCAAACCCAGTCCTTTTTCCATGTGCAATCTTCGGGCTTTAGCCCTTAGCTGGCGCACCGTAAGCACTCCCGAATCATCAATAAAAATAGGCAGCCTTGCTATTTCCCGGGCCTTTTGGGTAAGCTTACCCCAATCTTCATCACGGATAAAACCGGTTCGTATTTTATGCTGGTCTACCATGGCTTCAGCGCAAAGCATGCGTTGCACCAACTGTTCCTTGGACATTTCCATACTGAATACAGCCACCGGTTTATTATTTTTTTCGGCGGCATTATACGCAATACACATACCAAAACTGGTTTTACCCATCGAAGGGCGTCCAGCAACGATTACCAGGTCACCTGGTTGCAATCCCTGGCAAAGGCGATCCAAATCTGTAAAACCAGTGGGCACCCCGTTTATCTCACCTTTATGTTTATAAAGGTGTTCCAGGTGCTTGAAGGTGTCCATCAGTATATCCTTGATTTCTGTAAACAGTGCCGAAGTACGCCGTGAACCAAGTTCCATCAGCATTTTTTCGGCCTCTTCCATCAATCTTTCGGCATCTTCGCTGCCTTCATAACCCATGCCGGCAATTCGGGTGGCCAGGTTAATTAAATTACGCAGCAATGCCTTTTCCTCTACAATGTGAGCATAGTGCTCAGCATTGGCAGCAGTGGGGGAAATATTACTGAGGGTGGCCACATAAGTGGCGCCGCCAACCTTTTCCAACGCTCCGATGCGGCGCAGTTGATCGGTAACTGTTACCAGGTCGACGGCATGACCGTTTTCCTCCAAATCCAGGATAGTTTTAAAAATAACCCTGTGCGCCTCTACATAAAAATCATCCGGCTGGATAAATCGCGTTACAATAGCAATGGCACTGTTATCTAAAAACAGCGCACCTAATACCGATTGTTCGGCATCTATATTATGGGGAGGTACCTTTTCCCACATAGCCATCATCACCTATAATTGCTAATCAATTGGCCAGTTTATTATGAGCTGCAAATATTTGATTAATTATTTCTTCCAATGTTTGTACCGGTATAACTTTAACCCCCCTGGCATCTGTTGGTATATCCTTCTCATTTTCCGCAGGTATAAATACGGTATCAATACCACACTGCTTAGCACCGTAAATTTTTTCCGGCACGCCACCGACAGCCTTGATCATTCCCTGTATGGAAAGCTCTCCGGTAACAGCAATATTTTGAGGGACAGGTAGATTTTCCAGGGCGCTATAAATCGCCAGGGAAATAGCCACACCAGCCGAAGGACCGTCAATACGACCGCCGCCAACTACATTAACATGGACGTCATAGTCATATAAATCACGGCCGGTTAATTTGCGTAAAACAGAGGCTGCATTAAATACCGAATCCCTGGCCATGCTGCCCGCAGTTTCATTAAAGCGGATTATTCCGCCTTCCTTACGCCGGGCCGGGAAAGCAACCGCCTCAATTTCCAGGGCGGATCCAATAAACCCAGCCACACCAAGGCCAAAAATCCTACCCACTTCTTGTTTTTCAGTAGCCCGCCGGAGAATATATGGTGTTAGCCGGCTTACCTGGATTATTTCATAAACATCAGTTTCTTTAATAGCCGGGTTTAAACCGTCCTGTGACCTGTGACAAGCCAATGCATAAGCGTCCGCCAGTATATTAACCGCCTTGCGACCTTCAATGGTATATTCAGCAATAATATCAGCCACATTATCTTCTATTGCCACATTTAACTTTTTTGCGGCCTGCTGTACAATTTTATAAATATCAGAAGGAGTTAACGGCTCAAAAAATATTTCCGCGCAGCGGCTGCGAATAGCCGGGTTAATTTCCTCCGGTTCCCTGGTAGTGGCACCGATAAGGATAAAATCTGCAGGGGCTCCCTCTTCAAACAGCTTTTTAATATATTTGGGTACATTGTTGTCCGATGGGTCATAATAGGAGGATTCAAAAAATACGCGCTTATCCTCCAATACTTTTAACAATTTGTTTTGTAAAACAATATCCAATTCACCTATTTCATCAATGAACAATACACCCCCGTGGGCATCCGTGACCAGACCTGGTTTAGGTTCAGGTACGCCACTGTCGGCCAAATCTCGCCGGGCTCCCTGATAAATAGGGTCATGTACAGAACCCAAAAGCGGATTGGTCACCTCCCGCGGGTCCCAACGCAGAGTTGTCCCATTTACCTCTACAAATGAGGCATCATTTTCAAAGGGACTGTGCTTTAAACCCCTGGCTGTCGCAAGGGCCAGCCTGGCCGCAGTTGTTTTGCCCACTCCAGGCGGTCCGTAAAGCAATATATGCTGGGGGATAGGAGATGCCAATTTAGAAAGTAAAGCCCTTACCGGACGCTCCTGACCCACAACTTCATCAAAACTTGAAGGGCGCAGCACGTCAAGTGCTGAGCGTACAAGATGTTTTTGCTCCAGTTTTTCCAACACAGCAAATTTTTTCAATGTTTGGGCATTTTCCGGCCCAGTGTTTTCCTTGATAATCTGCATTTTTATCTCGCGTACATATTCCTCGTGTCGCTGTTGTAGCCGTTCATTAATCTTTTTTTCCAGCTCATCTTCCAGAGTACGCCGTGCTATTATATCGGCAATCTCATTTTCTATTTCATCCAGTATATTTGGTATATCATCCAATTCCGGTACGGTTTCGAAAGTAGGATCCTCAAATACAAGTTTCTGTAAGGCCAAAACCCTTTCGGGTAAAAATTCAGAGCGCATCATCTGCAACACATTTAGCTTTCCGGCCCGCAGTACAATTTTGTCCGAGCCGTACAACTCCGTTAGCAAATTAAATAGAGAGTTTACCTGCCGCCGGAGTTGTTCTTGTTCCCTGAACTTGACGCTTAATTCATTTTTACCCTTTATTTTATCCAGAATACTTTTCATTGCTGTCAATTCTCCTTACTGTCAATTATTAAGCCTACTCCGGAACCACTTCGACATTAATTTGTACCTGCACTGCCGGATGCAATTTAACAGTAACGGCATATTCGCCTAGTGCTTTAATTGGGCTTTTTAGTATAATTTTCTTCTTATCCACCGCAAGCCCATATTTGTTCTTTAAAAATTCAGCTATATCCTTATTATTAATGGCACCAAATAATTTTCCGGCATCGCCCACCCTGGTTTGCATAACCAATTTCAAACCTTCCAGCTGCTGACCTAAAGCTCTTGCTTGTTCCTCCATTTTTTTTCTTTGAGCCGCCTGTACCTGACTCTGCTTTTCTAAATCCTTCAACTTCCCCTTGGATGCCTCCACTGCCAGGCCCTTGGGAATTAGGAAGTTTCGGGCATAACCTTCGGCAACTTTTATTACTTGACCTTTATTACCCAGTTTTTTTACATCTTCTAAAAGAATTACCTGCATAATCAGCCTCCTTTGTTTCCATCACCGTCTTCACCTGGCTGACGGCGTATATTCACCACCGGATCTATTATACCAATAGTGAGCGCAACCATCGCGGTAAAAGGTAAATATAGCAACATAACTAGCATGATAATTATTTTAACTACTTTAGAAACTCTCCATAACTGTATAAAATGAAGTATTATAGCCATTCCTAATACAAAAAAAATAAACGCTGCAATATATAGTATATTTTTACCAATTACCTCCATCAGTTGCCAGGATAGTTCATCACCGCCCAGGGTTAGTGCCAAACCAATAATTATCAACCAAATAGAATACCATGGCAGCCGCCACTGTGTAAAATGAAAATTATTAGGTATAGTGAAACCTAAACTACGCATCCAGTACCTGGCGATAAAATATGTGGACATCGTCAACATAATATTCCACACAGCCACACTTCCTGGTAAAAAAGTTTGCACAAGATTAACTATTTGTTCGGTAAGGGCCAGGTACTGCTGCCTATCTGATTCATCCAGCAGACCGTTTTGATTGTATATCTGAGCCATTTGATCCATGGTAGCTCGAAACTCTTCTGTCACCTGAGAAATACCAGCGCCGCTTAACATAAAGCTAAACAATAAATTTAATGCGGCTATCAGCAATGCCCAAAAAAAGAGCACCGCCATGCTTTTATCCACAGTTACATTGTTTTTTAACATTAGACCAATTAAAATACCCAAAGGAGCGAACTGAAAAACCAGCAATCCGGCCGATTTAATATTAGCAAAAGTAAACATCAGCATAAACAGAGTTAACACAACAGCCAGCAAAGCATATAATAAATCTCGCTTTAAAATCAGATAAACTAACGGTAAAGGTAATAACAGCATAATTAAGAAAAACAAAGGTGCAATATAAAGGCCCAATAAACCCAATAAAGCCATAACGGTAGTCGCAATTATTACTTCCATTACACCTGGGTAATTCTTTATTATCGGATGCAAAAAACCACCTCAAAATTATTTAATTAGTACATTCGAAAAATCCCAAAGCCTTGCAAATACAGGCTTTATTTTTTTGCCTTTTGAGGCTTCACCTCAAAAAACAATTAATTTTATGTCCCATCGTAATTATTAGGTATGGCTATTATTAAAAAGATATCTGGGTTTAAATGAATTAAATAGTGATTCACGGTCATTTTACCTGCTTGACAATTCTAAAATCGCTCCAAAATTGAATTGGAAGCTATTTCCAATATATCGGTTTGAAAGGAGTAGATTTTATGTTAGTTGTCAAGTATTCTCATGAGCAGTATCAAGATTTCGTTTGTGATTTTTTAACTCGCTATTATATTTCGACCGGCCAGCAGATTACTATCGTAACTAAAGCTTCTTTAGTTGTTAAACTTTGGGGTGCCGATCTTACCGGCATTGTTAAGCTTATTAAAAACCGGTATTCAAGGGCTAATCGGGGCATCCCACCCAAAGATGCGGTGGCCTTGCTTCGCTCGCTTATCCTTATGACTTTTACTGGTGAAACCAGCATCCCCAAGTGGGTGGATTCTTTAAGGTCTGATCCTTTTCTTGCTGTTTTATCTGGTTTTTTGCCCGCCTGCTTTTCTACTGTTAAAGTTGATGATGTTCCGGCAGATCCTATCCCGGGCGTGGGTACTTTTTATAATTATATGGATAGGCTGATTCGTAAGAATCGGATCCTTTACAAATCGAAGCTGCGCAAGCTCAAGCGTAAGCCTAAAAAGAAGCAGAAGAAAAATCAGAAACTGGATTCATCCAAGCCCGGCGTAGTGGAACGCCTGGTTAATAGGGTGCTAAAATACAATAATGCCAAGCTCCCTGGTAATCTGGAATCTACTTTAAACCAGATTCTAAAAGATGTTTTTGTTATGCCATCCTTAGCCAGGGGTATCCTTGGCGACCCTAATAAATTGAATGTCGCCGCTGATGGCACTTGCATGCCTACTCATGCCTCTTACTACGGCAAAAAGGTTTGCAATTGTAAGTTAAAGCCCGGCGAACGTTGCGATTGCCTCCGCTTATTCGCTGACCCCTCTGCCTCTTGGGGTTGGGATAGTTACAATGAGCGTTACTTTTATGGCCATACTTTTCATGGCTTCACTGCTTGTGACTCTTTCTACAGCTTACCTATCCATATAAAATGTGTTTCTGGTGAACGTCATGATTCGGTAACTAGTGTTTATGAACTTAAAGAGCTTGTGGATTTGTACCCAGGGATTAATTTTAATGCTGCTGTTTACGATTCGGCTTATGACGCTAATCCATTCTATCTTCTCAATATGCATTATGGCATCAAGCCCGTTATTGATCTTAACGCTCGGGCTTCTAAGCCTGATGCAGTGAGTGATTTTATTGAATTTGATAAAAAAGGGATCCCTCACTGCAAATGTTTAGGACACCAATTACGTAACTGGGGCCTAATGTCCAAGTCCTTCAGACGAAAGTGGCTTTT from Desulfoscipio gibsoniae DSM 7213 encodes:
- the dnaB gene encoding replicative DNA helicase, with the translated sequence MWEKVPPHNIDAEQSVLGALFLDNSAIAIVTRFIQPDDFYVEAHRVIFKTILDLEENGHAVDLVTVTDQLRRIGALEKVGGATYVATLSNISPTAANAEHYAHIVEEKALLRNLINLATRIAGMGYEGSEDAERLMEEAEKMLMELGSRRTSALFTEIKDILMDTFKHLEHLYKHKGEINGVPTGFTDLDRLCQGLQPGDLVIVAGRPSMGKTSFGMCIAYNAAEKNNKPVAVFSMEMSKEQLVQRMLCAEAMVDQHKIRTGFIRDEDWGKLTQKAREIARLPIFIDDSGVLTVRQLRAKARRLHMEKGLGLIVIDYLQLMQGSGRTENRQQEIANISRSLKALAKELGVPVLALAQLSRSVEQRQDKKPIMSDLRESGSLEQDADVVMFIYRDEYYNPDTEKIGIADIIVAKQRNGPTGVVELAFLKEYTKFLTMTRRNEGE
- the lonC gene encoding Lon family ATP-dependent protease, with the protein product MKSILDKIKGKNELSVKFREQEQLRRQVNSLFNLLTELYGSDKIVLRAGKLNVLQMMRSEFLPERVLALQKLVFEDPTFETVPELDDIPNILDEIENEIADIIARRTLEDELEKKINERLQQRHEEYVREIKMQIIKENTGPENAQTLKKFAVLEKLEQKHLVRSALDVLRPSSFDEVVGQERPVRALLSKLASPIPQHILLYGPPGVGKTTAARLALATARGLKHSPFENDASFVEVNGTTLRWDPREVTNPLLGSVHDPIYQGARRDLADSGVPEPKPGLVTDAHGGVLFIDEIGELDIVLQNKLLKVLEDKRVFFESSYYDPSDNNVPKYIKKLFEEGAPADFILIGATTREPEEINPAIRSRCAEIFFEPLTPSDIYKIVQQAAKKLNVAIEDNVADIIAEYTIEGRKAVNILADAYALACHRSQDGLNPAIKETDVYEIIQVSRLTPYILRRATEKQEVGRIFGLGVAGFIGSALEIEAVAFPARRKEGGIIRFNETAGSMARDSVFNAASVLRKLTGRDLYDYDVHVNVVGGGRIDGPSAGVAISLAIYSALENLPVPQNIAVTGELSIQGMIKAVGGVPEKIYGAKQCGIDTVFIPAENEKDIPTDARGVKVIPVQTLEEIINQIFAAHNKLAN
- the rplI gene encoding 50S ribosomal protein L9, translated to MQVILLEDVKKLGNKGQVIKVAEGYARNFLIPKGLAVEASKGKLKDLEKQSQVQAAQRKKMEEQARALGQQLEGLKLVMQTRVGDAGKLFGAINNKDIAEFLKNKYGLAVDKKKIILKSPIKALGEYAVTVKLHPAVQVQINVEVVPE
- a CDS encoding DUF2232 domain-containing protein; amino-acid sequence: MEVIIATTVMALLGLLGLYIAPLFFLIMLLLPLPLVYLILKRDLLYALLAVVLTLFMLMFTFANIKSAGLLVFQFAPLGILIGLMLKNNVTVDKSMAVLFFWALLIAALNLLFSFMLSGAGISQVTEEFRATMDQMAQIYNQNGLLDESDRQQYLALTEQIVNLVQTFLPGSVAVWNIMLTMSTYFIARYWMRSLGFTIPNNFHFTQWRLPWYSIWLIIIGLALTLGGDELSWQLMEVIGKNILYIAAFIFFVLGMAIILHFIQLWRVSKVVKIIIMLVMLLYLPFTAMVALTIGIIDPVVNIRRQPGEDGDGNKGG